The DNA sequence GCTATTTTCTGGCGACCCCCGGTTTCTAGCATGTCCCGACTCAATCCCCGGCAGCAGGAAGCCCGTGACTATGTCGGCGGCCCTCTTTTGGTGCTCGCCGGTGCAGGTTCGGGCAAGACCAGCGTGATCACGCGCAAGATTGCCCACCTCATCCAGAACTGCGGCATCCGTGCCCAGTACATCGTGGCGATGACCTTCACCAACAAGGCCGCCCGCGAGATGAAGGAACGGGTCGCCACCCTGCTGCGCCCGGGCGAAGGCCGCGGCCTGACGGTGTGCACCTTCCACAACCTTGGCCTGAACATCATCCGCAAGGAGCACGAGCGCCTGGGTTACAAGCCGGGCTTCTCGATCTTCGACGAGTCCGACATCAAGGCGTTGCTGTCGGACATCATGCAGAAGGAATACTCCGGCGACGACGGCATCGACGAGATCAAGAACATGATCGGTGCCTGGAAGAACGACCTGGTCCTGCCGCCCGAGGCCCTGGAAAAGGCGCGCAACCCGCGCGAGCAGACCGCCGCCATCGTCTACACCCACTACCAGCGCACGCTCAAGGCGTTCAACGCGGTGGACTTCGACGACCTGATCCTGCTGCCGGTAAAGCTGTTCCAGGAGCACCCCGACGTGCTGGAGCGCTGGCAGAACCGCGTGCGCTACCTGCTGGTGGACGAATACCAGGACACCAACGCCAGCCAGTACTTGCTGGTGAAGATGTTGATCGGCATGCGCAACCAGTTCACCGTGGTCGGCGACGACGACCAGTCGATCTATGCCTGGCGTGGTGCCCGGCCGGAAAACCTCATGCTGCTCAAGGAGGACTACCCCTCCCTGAAGGTGGTGATGCTGGAGCAGAACTACCGCTCCACCAGCCGCATCCTGCGTTGCGCCAACGTGCTGATCGCCAACAACCCGCACGCGTTCGAGAAGCAGCTGTGGAGCGAGATGGGCGTAGGCGACGAGATCCGGGTGATCCGCTGCAAGAACGAGGAAGCCGAGGCCGAACGCGTGGCCATGGAAATCCTCACCCTGCACCTGCGCACCAACCGCCCCTACAGCGACTTTGCCATCCTTTACCGGGGCAACTACCAGGCCAAGCTGATCGAACTGAAGCTGCAGCATCATCAGGTGCCGTATCGCCTGTCGGGCGGCAACAGCTTCTTCGGCCGCCAGGAAGTCAAGGACCTGATGGCCTACCTGCGCCTGCTGGTGAACCCGGACGATGACAACGCCTACCTGCGGGTGATCAACGTACCGCGCCGGGAAATCGGCTCCACCACCCTCGAAAAGCTTGGCAACTACGCCACCGAGCGCGGCATCTCGATGTATGCCGCCAGCGAGGAGCTGGGCCTGGGCGAGCACCTGGACGCCCGCTATACCGAGCGTTTGCAGCGCTTCAAGCACTGGCTGGACGGGGTGCGCCACAAGGTTGCCCTGGAAGACCCGATTGCCGCACTGCACGAGATGATCCGCGACATCGACTACGAGAACTGGATCCGCCAGCAGACCGCCAGCGACAAGGCTGCCGAGTTCCGCATCAGCAACGTCTGGTTCCTGGTCGAAGCGCTGAAGAACACCCTCGAAAAGGACGAAGAGGGTGACATGACCATCGAGGACGCCATCGGCAAGCTGGTGCTGCGCGACATGCTCGAGCGCCAGCAGGAAGAGGAAGAGAACGCCGAAGGCGTGCAGATGATGACCCTGCATGCTTCCAAGGGCCTGGAGTTCCCCTACGTGTTCATCATGGGCATGGAAGAGGAGATCCTCCCGCACCGTTCCAGCATCGAGGCCGACACCATCGAAGAGGAACGCCGCCTGGCCTACGTGGGCATCACCCGCGCGCGCCAGACCCTGGCCTTCACCTTCGCCGCCAAGCGCAAGCAGTACGGCGAAATCATCGACTGCACACCCAGCCGCTTCCTCGATGAACTGCCGCCGGAAGACCTGGCCTGGGAGGGCCTGGACGATGCGCCGGTCGAGGTCAAGGCGGCACGCGGCAACAACGCCCTGGCCGATATCCGGGCGATGCTCAAACGCTGATCAACCATTACTCTTTACTATTGCCGCGTACAGCGGCCACCTTTGTTTCGAGGTAAACACAGTGGAAGCACTGCACCAGAAGATTCGCGAAGAAGGCATCGTGCTTTCCGATCAGGTTCTCAAAGTCGATGCGTTTCTCAACCACCAGATCGACCCTGCGCTGATGCAGTTGATCGGTGACGAGTTCGCCCGCCTGTTTGCCGACGCCGGCGTGACCAAGATCGTCACCATCGAGGCCTCGGGCATCGCCCCGGCGGTGATGACCGGCCTGAAGCTGGGCGTGCCGGTGATCTTCGCCCGCAAGCACCAGTCGCTGACCCTGACCGAAAACCTGCTGACTGCCTCGGTGTATTCCTTCACCAAGCAGACCGAGAACACCGTGGCCATTTCGCCGCGCCACCTCAACAGCAGCGACCGCGTGCTGGTGATCGACGACTTCCTGGCCAACGGCAAGGCGTCGCAGGCACTGATCTCGATCATCAAGCAGGCCGGCGCGACCGTGGCCGGCCTGGGCATCGTCATCGAGAAGTCGTTCCAGGGTGGCCGTGCCGAGCTGGACAGCCAGGGCTACCGCGTCGAATCGCTGGCCCGGGTGAAGTCGCTGGAAGGTGGTGTGGTGACTTTCATCGAGTGATGCCCCTCGGGGCCGCTGCGCGAGCCCATCGCGACACAAGGCCGCTCCTACACGAGTACATGAGCCGCATACTTGAGCCGCGCCCAAATTGATGGACAGGTGTCCAACATCTGGGCGCAGCTCAACTCCTTGTAGGAGCGGCCTTGCGTCGCGATGGGCTGCAAAGCAGCCCCGGCAATTCAACCGGCTGCCGCCAACCCCGCCAGCAACAGCCGCTGATACAGCTCGTCCTTCAGCCCCTGCGGCCGATCCAGGCCCATCCGCGCCAGATGCCGCTCGTACCCTTCGGGCCCCGGCGCATCCAGTGCTGCCTTGCCCAGCTCCAGCACCTCGCTCAGCTTGAACTTGCTCTTCAACCAGTTCAGCGCCCGCAGCAAATCCCGCTCTTCAGCCGTAAAGTCCGTGCCCAGCGGGTACTCCGGGAACAGCCGCGCATGCTTCGCCCTGATCGCTTCCAACCGCTGCGGCGTGTTGTCGGTGAAGCGCGAATCCAGCTGGAAATCCCGGGCGAGCTTGCCAGCATCTTTTGCCTGTTCTATCAGCCCCTGCTGGAACCGTGAATCACACACCGCCAGCAAACGTGCGATTACCTCGCTGTCGGTCTGCCCGCGCAAGTCGGCAATGCCATATTCGGTCACCACGATATCGCGTAGGTGCCGCGGAATGGTGCAGTGGCCATAGGTCCAGAACAGGTTCGAGGTCACCTCGCCGCCCGCCTCGCGCCAGCTGCGCAGCAGCAGGATCGAGCGCCCACCTTCCAGCGCATGCCCTTGGGCGACAAAGTTGTACTGGCCACCCACGCCGCTGAGGACACGGCCATCTTCCAACTGGTCGGCCACCCCGGCACCGAGCAGGGTCATGCCGAACACGGTATTGATGAAGCGCGCATCGCGACGCTGGCGGCGCTTGAGTTGCTCCTGCCCATACAGCTCGTTGATGAAGCTGATGCGGGTCATGGCAAACCGCGCCCGCTGTTCCAGCGTCATGTCACGCAGGCGCTGGTAGAAGGCCTGAGGGCCAAGGAAGAAGCCGCCATGCAGCACGCTGCCCTGCGCATCCGCCGGGCGTCGCAGCAGGCCCGCCTCAGCCAGCACCAGCAGGCCGTTGACGAACATCTCGCTGCAGCCATACAACCCCTGGGCGAAACCACCCAGCCCCCCTTCCCGTTCGATCAGCGCTTGGCATGGGCCAATATCCAGGTCATCGAGCACGGCACGGTAGCCGGCGTTGTCGCCCTGGCGCGCCAGCAGGGCGGCGGCTACCGCATCGCCCATGGCACCGATGCCGATCTGCAACGTGCCGCCGTCCCGTACCAGGCTGCTGGCATGCAGGCCGATGCAATGATCCTGGGTGCTCACCGGCATGTTCGGCGTGGAAAACAGGCGACGCTGCTCGGCTTCATCGAGCAGCAGGTCGAAGGCATCCATGGGCAGCTCGGCGTCGCCGGGCATGTACGGCAGTTCGGCATGCACCTGGCCAAGCATGAGGATGGTTTCGCCAGCGGCACGGCGCCTGGCGACCATCGGCAACAGGTCGAGGGTGATGTCAGGGTTGCACGCCAGGCTCAGGTGCACCGGCCGCTCCGGGGTGGCAGCCACCAGTTGGGCGATCAGGTTCAGGCCCTTGGCGTTGATATCGCGCGCGGCGTGGCTGTAGTTGCTGCTGACGTAGTCCTGCTGGGCAGACTCGCTGTGCAGCAGGCTGCCGGGCTGCAGGAAGAACTGCTCGACCCGGATGTTCGGCGGCAGGCTGTCGTTGCGCAGGTCGGCGAGGTAGCTGAGTTCTTCGTAGTCGGCGAACACCCGTTCGACGAAGGGTTCGAGAAAGCGCCGCTGCAGGCCATCGCCCAGTGCTGGACGGCCGAGCGAGAGTGCGGTGTAGATGGTCAGGCGGCGCTCGGGCTGCTCGCGTATACGGGCATACAGGGCATTGACGAAAGCGACCGGCTTACCCAGACCCAGCGGCAGGCCCATGTGGATGTGGGCTGGCAAGCGCGCCAGGACCTGCTCGACAGCCTGATCGATGGAGCAGAGGTGCATCGGGGCCTCCTGAGACATCCGTGGGTTCAGGAGTTGGACATGGGCTTTGGTGGGTTGGTTGCCCGTGCCGGCTCCTTCGCGGCTAAAGCCGCTCCCACAGTTACAGCACAAGATTCAAGAACTGCGAGATGCTTGTGTGAGCGGCTTTAGCCGCGAAAGGGCCGGTACAGGTACCACAAAAACAAAGCCCGCCATCAATGGCGGGCTTCATGCAATTCAGCTGTTTCTCACAGCCCGGACATCTTCTTGATCGCCCCTTTCAGCTCATCATCCGAGCAATCCGCGCAGGTGCCTTTCGGTGGCATGGCGTTGATACCGGTGATGGCCTTGGCCAGGATGCCATCCAGGCCGCCCTGATGGTCGGCACGCTCTTTCCAGGCTGCGGTGTCGCCAATCTTCGGCGCGCCGAGCAGGCCGGAGCCATGGCAGGCATTGCAGTGCTTGGCGATGATCTGATCCGGCGTCTTGGCACCACCGCCACCAGCGGCAGCGGCCACTTCCATGCCCTTGCATTCCTGGCCCTGCACACACACCTGGCCGACCGGCTCCAGGCGCTTGGCGATGTCATCCTTGGTCGCAGCGGTTGCGCTCATTGCCCAAAGGGCGAATACGGCTGCTGGTACGGCCAGCATCTTCTTGATTTGGTTCACGCGAACACCCTCATGGTGGCTAATCACGCTCGCGGCCACGGATCGGCGAGCGCTGAAAAGTATAGCGGGAACCCGGAGGCCGTGAAACGACCCTACACGGGAAAGGGGTATTGCCGAATCAATGCACTGCGCTGGATCAAAAGTTCGAAGGTGTCGCCGCGCTGATCAACCGCGCCGGCCGGTCGAACGGGTTGCGAAAGCGGTGTGGGCGGGTGCTTTCGAAGTAGTAGCTGTCGCCTTCCTCGAGAATGAAGATCTCGTTGCCGACCACCAGCTCCAGGCGGCCTTCCAGCAGAATGCCAGTTTCCTCGCCATCGTGGGTGAGCATTTCGGCACCGGTGTCGGCGCCCGGTGGGTAGACCTCGGTGAGGAAGGCGATGGCACGGTTGGGGTGCGACTTGCCGACCAGCTTCATGGTCACCGCACCGTCCGAGATATCGATCAGCTCATGGGCCTTGTAGACGATCTGCGTGGGGCTTTCAGGTTCCAGCTCGACCGAGAAGAACTCGACCATGGACATGGGAATGCCGCTCAGCACCTTGCGCAGCGAGCTGATCGAAGGGCTCACGCTGTTCTTCTCGATCATCGAGATGGTGCTGTTGGTCACCCCGGCTCGCTTGGCGAGTTCACGCTGGGACAGGCCCTTGAGCTTGCGGATGGCTTGCAGTCGTTCGCCGACGTCCAAAGCTGGAGCCTCCTGAAACGGTGGAAAAGGGGGTGGATGTGAACGATATCATGGCAATGCCGTTCAGTATTTACAACACACAGCCCCTCAACCTGTCCGCTTCAGCGTTTCATTCGCCGCAGTAGTCCCGCGGTACCCGCTTCAGGTTGCAGAAGATCTGGTAGGGAATGGTGCCAGCCTGGGCAGCCACCTCGCTGGCCAGCACATGCTTGCCCCACAGTTCGACCGGGCTGCCGACGGTCGCTTCCGGTATGTCGGTCAGGTCGATGCTGAGCATGTCCATCGATACACGGCCGATCAGTTGCGTGCGCTTGCCGGCGACCAGCACCGGGGTGCCATTCGGCGCCTGGCGTGGGTAGCCATCGGCATAGCCCATGGCGACCACGCCCACACGGGTCGGCCGCGGGCTGACGAACTTGGCGCCATAGCCCACCGGCTCGCCGGCGGGCAGCTCGCGCACGCTGATCACCCGCGATTGCAGGGTCATCACCGGCTGCAGGCGTTCGGCCTCGGCCTGCGCCACCTCGAACGGCGTGGCACCGTACAACATCAGGCCCGGGCGTACCCAGTCACTGGGTGCCTGCGGCCAACCCAGCACAGCGGGCGAATTGCGCAGGCTGCATTCGGCGGCCAGGCCTTGGCGAGCGGCTTCGAATACGGCGATCTGCTGGGCGGTAGCATCGGCATCCAGCTCGTCGGCGCGGGCAAAGTGGCTCATCAGCACGATGCGCGCGACCTTGCCACTGGCCAGCAGGCGCTGGTAGGCCTCGTGGTAATCCTTGGGGTGCAGGCCGACTCGGTGCATGCCGCTGTCGAGCTTGAGCCAGACAGTGAGCGGCTTGTGCAACTGGGTCTGCTCGATCGCCTCCAGCTGCCACAGCGAGTGCACCACGCACCACAGGTTGTGCTCGGCGATCAGCGCCAGTTCGCTGGCCTCGAAAAAGCCCTCCAGCAACAGCACCGGGGCCTTGATACCGGCGGCGCGCAGCTCCAGCGCCTCTTCGATGCAAGCCACGGCAAAGCCGTCGGCTTCGGCTTCCAGGGCCAGCGCACAGCGCACGGCGCCATGGCCGTAGGCATCGGCCTTGATCACGGCGAGGGCTTTGGCACCGCTCAGTTCACGGGCCAGACGGTAGTTGTGGCGCAGGGCCTGGAGGTCGATCAGGGCGCGGGCGGGACGCATGGCGGCTGCCTTATGGTGGTTCGGGTTGAAATCGGTGTTGGGTTCTTCGCGGGCTCGCCCGCTCCCACAGGTACTGCACAGTTTTCAACATCTGTGGTGTTCCTGTGGGAGCGGGCGAGCCCGCGAAGAGGCCGGTACAGGCGAACTTACTGCTGGTGAGCCGGCGCAGCCTGCCCATGCTTGGCCACTTCCCGGCTGTTGCCATAGCGGAAGATGTCCAGGCCTTCGGCACTGATCTGCGGCTTCTTGCGCGCAATCAGGTCGGCCAGCAGGCGACCGGAGCCGCACGCCATGGTCCAGCCCAAGGTACCGTGGCCGGTATTCAGGAACAGGTTGCGGAACGCCGTGGCACCGACGATCGGCGTACCGTCCGGGGTCGCCGGACGCAGGCCGGTCCAGAAGCTGGCCTGGCTCAGGTCACCGCCGTGAGGATAAAGGTCGTTGACGATCATCTCCAGCGTTTCGCGCCGACGCGGGTTCAGCGACAGGTCAAAGCCGGCGATTTCAGCCATGCCACCAACCCGGATACGGTTGTCGAAACGGGTGATCGCGACTTTGTAGGTCTCGTCGAGGATGGTCGACGTCGGGGCCATGTCGGCGTTGGTGATCGGCACGGTCAGCGAGTAGCCCTTCAGCGGATACACCGGAGCCTTGATGCCCAGCGGCTTGAGCATCTGCGGCGAGTAGCTGCCCAGTGCCAGCACGTAGCGGTCGGCGGTTTCCAGCTTGCCGTCGATCCACACACCATTGATACGGTCGCCGGCGAAGTCCAGGCGCTGGATGTCCTGGCCGAAGCGGAACTCCACGCCCAGCTTGGTGGCCATGTCGGCCAGCTTGGTGGTGAACAGCTGGCAGTCACCGGTCTGGTCGTTGGGCAGGCGCAGGGCGCCGGCCAGAATGTCTTTCACGCCAGCCAGGGCCGGCTCGACGCGGGCAATGCCGTCGCGGTCGAGCAGCTCGTAAGGCACGCCGGACTGTTCGAGCACGGCAATGTCCTTGGCTGCGGCATCTACCTGGGCCTGGGTCCGGAACAGCTGGGTAGTGCCCAGGCTGCGGTTTTCGTAGGCGATGCCGGTTTCTGCCCGCAGCTCGTCGAGGCAGTCACGGCTGTACTCGGACAGGCGCACCATGCGCTCCTTGTTCACCGCGTAGCGGCTGGCGGTGCAGTTGCGCAACATCTGCGCCATCCACAGGTACTGGTCGACGTCGCCGGTGAGCTTGATGGCCAATGGGGCATGGCGCTCCAGCAGCCATTTGATGGCCTTCAGCGGCACGCCCGGTGCAGCCCAGGGCGAGGCATAGCCGGGCGAGATCTGGCCAGCGTTGGCAAAACTGGTTTCCATGGCCACCGCCGGCTGGCGGTCGACCACCGTTACTTCGAAACCTTGCCGGGCCAGGTAGTAGGCACTGGCGGTTCCGATTACACCGCTACCAAGTACCAGAACTCGCATCGTTTTATTCCTCGCACGCGGCGCACCGCAGTCTTTTGTTGAAATGGCATGGATGCGCGCAGTATAGGAATTTGAAGGCAGTGCAATTCACTATATAAAAGCCTATTATTGGCGAGAATTCTCGGCAAGATTGCCTTTCACGGAGGGGCATCCCCTATGCGAACCCAGCACCAGAGCAAGCGTGAGCTGGACAAGATCGACCGCAACATCCTGCGTATCCTGCAGAACGACGGGCGTATTTCCTTCACCGAACTGGGCGAGAAAGTCGGGCTGTCCACTACCCCTTGCACCGAGCGGGTTCGCCGCCTGGAGCGCGAGGGCATCATCATGGGCTACAACGCCCGCCTTAACCCGCAGCACCTCAAGGGCAGCCTGCTGGTGTTCGTGGAAATCAGCCTGGACTACAAGTCGGGGGATACCTTCGAGGAGTTCCGCCGTGCGGTGTTGAAACTGCCACATGTGCTCGAGTGCCACCTGGTTTCGGGCGACTTCGACTACCTGGTGAAGGCGCGCATTTCGGAAATGGCCTCGTACCGCAAACTGCTTGGCGACATCCTGCTGAAGCTGCCGCACGTGCGCGAATCGAAGAGCTACATCGTGATGGAAGAGGTAAAGGAAAGCCTCTGCCTGCCGATTCCGGACTGAGGCTAGACCAGCACCTGGCGCGTGGTGGCGATGAACTGGTGGACCAGCTGCTCGGCGGCAGGGTCGATCATCTGCTCCGGGCCACGGCCCCGCGGGCAGGCCAGGCGCGGGGTGGTGCCGAACAGCCGGCAGATCATCGGCCGCTCTTCGTAGACGGTGCAGCCGTTGGGGCCCAGGTGAACGCAATCCAGGCGTTCCAAGGCAGCGTCCTGCTCGGCCTGCGACTTGCGCGGCAGGCGCGCCATTTCTTCTGCCGACGTAGTGACCGGGCCGCAGCAGTCATGGCAGCCGGGTTCGCACTCGAATGAAGGGATGAGTTCGCGCAGGAAATGGATCTTGTGGCGGTTGCAGGACATGGCTGAATACAACGTAGGGAACCTGGCCGGATTATAGGCTCACCGGCGCCTTGCAGGAGCGGCCTTGTGTCGCGAAAGGGCCGCAGCGCGGCCCCAGCATCCCTGACACGCCAGGCCAGGCGGTTGCCCACCCCACAGCCCCGGCTTATCCTCCTCCCCTTGCCCACCAGCTTCAGGACCGAGCCAATGATCCACAGCGCGCAGCACGCCGCCTCCTACTACGCCGCCAGCAGCGCGCCACACCCTGATCACTCTTTCCTGCAAGGTGAACACAGCGCCGATGTGTGCATCGTCGGTGGTGGTTATTCGGGCCTGAACACCGCCATCGAGCTGGCTGAGCGCGGCTTCTCGGTCATCCTGCTGGAAGCCCGCAAGCTCGGCTGGGGCGCCAGTGGGCGCAATGGCGGCCAGCTGATCCGCGGCGTCGGTCATGGCCTGGAGCAGTTCGCCCCGGTGATCGGCGAGGAAGGCGTACGCAGCATGAAGCTGATGGGCCTGGAGGCTGTGCAAATCGTCCGCGAACGGGTCGAAAAGCATGCCATCGCCTGCGACCTGACCTGGGGCTACTGCGACCTGGCCAACAAGCCTGCCGAACTGCTGGGCTTTGCCGAAGACGCCGAAGAACTGCGCAGCCTGGGCTATACCCATGAACTGCACCTGGTCGGCAAGGACGATATCCACAGCGTGGTCGGCGCCGACTGCTATGTGGGCGGGCTGGTCGACATGGGCTCCGGGCACCTGCACCCGCTCAACCTGGCCCTGGGTGAAGCCGCCGTGGCCAGCCGCCTGGGCGTGCAGCTGTTCGAGCAGTCCGAGGTCACCCGCATCGACTATGGCCCAGAAGTACAGGTACATACCGCGCAAGGCCGGGTGCGGGCCAAGACCTTGGTGCTGTGCTGCAATGCCTACCACAACAACCTCAACCGCGAACTGGGCGGCAAGGTGCTGCCGGCGGGCAGCTACATCATCGCCACCGAACCGCTGGGCGAAGAGCGTGCGCGTATGCTGCTGCCGCAGAACATGGCCGTGTGCGACCAGCGTGTAGCACTGGACTACTATCGCCTGTCCGCCGACCAGCGCCTGTTGTTCGGCGGTGCCTGCCATTATTCAGGGCGTGACCCCAAGGACATTGCCGCCTACATGCGGCCGAAGATGCTGAAGGTATTCCCGCAACTGGCCGATGTCCGCATCGACTATCAGTGGGGCGGCATGATCGGCATCGGCGCCAACCGCCTGCCACAGGTCGGCCGCCTGGCCAGCCAGCCGAATGTCTATTACGCCCAGGCCTACTCCGGCCATGGGCTGAATGCCACGCACCTGGCCGCGCGCCTGTTGGGCGAGGCCATCAGCGGCCAGGAGAGCGGGCGTTTCGACCTGTTCGCCAAGGTGCCGCACATCACCTTCCCGGGCGGCCAACACCTGCGCTCGCCACTGCTGGCGTTGGGGATGCTGTGGCATCGCCTGAAAGAGCTGATCTGAAGCGTAACAGCGGCCTTGTGTCGCGAAAGGGCCCACCGCGGCCACGGCAATACCTGCGGTAACTGGAAGCTTGGGGGCGCTACGCTCCCCTTTCGCGATACAAGGCCGCTCCCACACAGACCGAGCGGCACCTGCGGTGACTAGTCTTTCCAGAAGGGTTTGCGCCCTTCTGTACGCGCCTGTTCCCAGCTCAGCCCGACGTCGCGCAACTCATCGTCAGTCAGCTGCAGCAACGCCCTGCGGGTATGCCAGCGATGCAGCATCAGCCCCCAACGCCCCAACCCTTGCGGCGCGTTGAACACCTTGGCCTGCTGCCCGGCTTCCAGTTCCTTGGCCAACAGTTGCAAGCGCACATCGCTCATGCCACCCATCGCTGCGTTCTCCGTTCGATTGATACCGTGGAGAAAGCATGCGCGCTGCACGCACCGGCAATACAGATCCAATACAGCCTTATTATTCCCATACAGAATTGGCCGCTGACTGACTGAATGCTGTATTTTCAACGCAACTGTACCGGTCGCTATGCCAATGCAGCTCAGGAGTATGCCGTGACCCTCTACCTGAACCTCGCCGAACTGCTCGGCGCCCGTATCGAGCAGGGCCTCTACCGCCCCGGCCAGCGCCTGCCGTCGGTGCGCGCCCTGAGTGTGGAGCACGGGGTCAGCCTGAGCACCGTGCAGCAGGCCTATCGCATGCTGGAAGACAGCGGCATGGTCTCGCCGCGACCCAAGTCCGGCTACTTCGTCAGCAACCTCCGCCAGCTGCCTGCCCTTCCCGCCGTCAGCCGCCCGGCCCAGCGTCCGGTGGATATTTCACAGTGGGAACAGGTGCTGGAACTGGTGCGCAGCACGCCGCGCCAGGATGTTGTCCAGCTCGGCCGCGGCATGCCCGACATCGACAGCCCCACCCTCAAGCCACTGCTGCGCAGCCTCGCCCAACTGAGCAGAAGGCAGGACATGCCTGGCCTGTACTACGACAACATTCACGGCAACCTGGCCCTGCGCGAGCAAGTGGCGCGGCTGACGCTCGACTCTGGCTGCCGCCTGAGCCCGGCCGACCTGGTGGTGACCACCGGTTGCCATGAGGCGCTGTCGTGCAGCATCCGCGCGGTATGTGAACCCGGCGGCATCGTCGCAGTCGACTCGCCGAGCTTCCATGGGGCCATGCAGACCCTCAAGGGCCTGGGCATGAAAGCCCTGGAAATCCCGACCGACCCAGTCACCGGCATCAGCCTGGAGGCGCTGGAGCTGGCCCTGGAACAATGGCCGATCAAGCTCATCCAGATCACCCCCAACTGCAACAACCCGCTCGGCTACATCATGCCCGAGGCGCGCAAGAAGGCCTTGCTGAGCCTGGCCCAGCGCTACGACGTGGCCATTCTCGAAGACGATGTGTACGGTGACCTGGCCTACACCTACCCGCGCCCGCGCACCCTCAAGTCTTTCGACGACGATGGCCGCGTGCTGCTGTGCAGCTCGTTCTCCAAGACCGTCGCCCCCGGCCTGCGGATAGGCTGGGTGGCGCCCGGGCGTTACCTGGAACGCGTGCTGCACATGAAATACATCAGCACCGGCAGCACCGCCAGCCAACCGCAGCTGGCCATTGCCGACTTCATCGCCGCCGGGCACTACCAACCCCATGTGCGGCGCATGCGCAGCCAGTACCAGCGCAGCCGCGACCTGATGAGCGACTGGGTGACCCGCTACTTCCCGCCGGGCACGCGGGTCAGCCGGCCGCAGGGTGGTTTCATGCTGTGGGTGGAATTACCCGAACATTTCGATACGCTGCGGCTAAACCGCGCTTTACTGGAGCAAGGCGTGCAGGTTGCCGTAGGCAGCATCTTTTCGGCCTCGGGCAAATTCCGCCACTGCCTGCG is a window from the Pseudomonas anuradhapurensis genome containing:
- the dadA gene encoding D-amino acid dehydrogenase — encoded protein: MRVLVLGSGVIGTASAYYLARQGFEVTVVDRQPAVAMETSFANAGQISPGYASPWAAPGVPLKAIKWLLERHAPLAIKLTGDVDQYLWMAQMLRNCTASRYAVNKERMVRLSEYSRDCLDELRAETGIAYENRSLGTTQLFRTQAQVDAAAKDIAVLEQSGVPYELLDRDGIARVEPALAGVKDILAGALRLPNDQTGDCQLFTTKLADMATKLGVEFRFGQDIQRLDFAGDRINGVWIDGKLETADRYVLALGSYSPQMLKPLGIKAPVYPLKGYSLTVPITNADMAPTSTILDETYKVAITRFDNRIRVGGMAEIAGFDLSLNPRRRETLEMIVNDLYPHGGDLSQASFWTGLRPATPDGTPIVGATAFRNLFLNTGHGTLGWTMACGSGRLLADLIARKKPQISAEGLDIFRYGNSREVAKHGQAAPAHQQ
- a CDS encoding xanthine phosphoribosyltransferase, yielding MEALHQKIREEGIVLSDQVLKVDAFLNHQIDPALMQLIGDEFARLFADAGVTKIVTIEASGIAPAVMTGLKLGVPVIFARKHQSLTLTENLLTASVYSFTKQTENTVAISPRHLNSSDRVLVIDDFLANGKASQALISIIKQAGATVAGLGIVIEKSFQGGRAELDSQGYRVESLARVKSLEGGVVTFIE
- a CDS encoding acetyl-CoA hydrolase/transferase family protein, whose amino-acid sequence is MHLCSIDQAVEQVLARLPAHIHMGLPLGLGKPVAFVNALYARIREQPERRLTIYTALSLGRPALGDGLQRRFLEPFVERVFADYEELSYLADLRNDSLPPNIRVEQFFLQPGSLLHSESAQQDYVSSNYSHAARDINAKGLNLIAQLVAATPERPVHLSLACNPDITLDLLPMVARRRAAGETILMLGQVHAELPYMPGDAELPMDAFDLLLDEAEQRRLFSTPNMPVSTQDHCIGLHASSLVRDGGTLQIGIGAMGDAVAAALLARQGDNAGYRAVLDDLDIGPCQALIEREGGLGGFAQGLYGCSEMFVNGLLVLAEAGLLRRPADAQGSVLHGGFFLGPQAFYQRLRDMTLEQRARFAMTRISFINELYGQEQLKRRQRRDARFINTVFGMTLLGAGVADQLEDGRVLSGVGGQYNFVAQGHALEGGRSILLLRSWREAGGEVTSNLFWTYGHCTIPRHLRDIVVTEYGIADLRGQTDSEVIARLLAVCDSRFQQGLIEQAKDAGKLARDFQLDSRFTDNTPQRLEAIRAKHARLFPEYPLGTDFTAEERDLLRALNWLKSKFKLSEVLELGKAALDAPGPEGYERHLARMGLDRPQGLKDELYQRLLLAGLAAAG
- a CDS encoding cupin domain-containing protein, translating into MDVGERLQAIRKLKGLSQRELAKRAGVTNSTISMIEKNSVSPSISSLRKVLSGIPMSMVEFFSVELEPESPTQIVYKAHELIDISDGAVTMKLVGKSHPNRAIAFLTEVYPPGADTGAEMLTHDGEETGILLEGRLELVVGNEIFILEEGDSYYFESTRPHRFRNPFDRPARLISAATPSNF
- a CDS encoding c-type cytochrome gives rise to the protein MLAVPAAVFALWAMSATAATKDDIAKRLEPVGQVCVQGQECKGMEVAAAAGGGGAKTPDQIIAKHCNACHGSGLLGAPKIGDTAAWKERADHQGGLDGILAKAITGINAMPPKGTCADCSDDELKGAIKKMSGL
- the alr gene encoding alanine racemase, with protein sequence MRPARALIDLQALRHNYRLARELSGAKALAVIKADAYGHGAVRCALALEAEADGFAVACIEEALELRAAGIKAPVLLLEGFFEASELALIAEHNLWCVVHSLWQLEAIEQTQLHKPLTVWLKLDSGMHRVGLHPKDYHEAYQRLLASGKVARIVLMSHFARADELDADATAQQIAVFEAARQGLAAECSLRNSPAVLGWPQAPSDWVRPGLMLYGATPFEVAQAEAERLQPVMTLQSRVISVRELPAGEPVGYGAKFVSPRPTRVGVVAMGYADGYPRQAPNGTPVLVAGKRTQLIGRVSMDMLSIDLTDIPEATVGSPVELWGKHVLASEVAAQAGTIPYQIFCNLKRVPRDYCGE
- the rep gene encoding DNA helicase Rep, coding for MSRLNPRQQEARDYVGGPLLVLAGAGSGKTSVITRKIAHLIQNCGIRAQYIVAMTFTNKAAREMKERVATLLRPGEGRGLTVCTFHNLGLNIIRKEHERLGYKPGFSIFDESDIKALLSDIMQKEYSGDDGIDEIKNMIGAWKNDLVLPPEALEKARNPREQTAAIVYTHYQRTLKAFNAVDFDDLILLPVKLFQEHPDVLERWQNRVRYLLVDEYQDTNASQYLLVKMLIGMRNQFTVVGDDDQSIYAWRGARPENLMLLKEDYPSLKVVMLEQNYRSTSRILRCANVLIANNPHAFEKQLWSEMGVGDEIRVIRCKNEEAEAERVAMEILTLHLRTNRPYSDFAILYRGNYQAKLIELKLQHHQVPYRLSGGNSFFGRQEVKDLMAYLRLLVNPDDDNAYLRVINVPRREIGSTTLEKLGNYATERGISMYAASEELGLGEHLDARYTERLQRFKHWLDGVRHKVALEDPIAALHEMIRDIDYENWIRQQTASDKAAEFRISNVWFLVEALKNTLEKDEEGDMTIEDAIGKLVLRDMLERQQEEEENAEGVQMMTLHASKGLEFPYVFIMGMEEEILPHRSSIEADTIEEERRLAYVGITRARQTLAFTFAAKRKQYGEIIDCTPSRFLDELPPEDLAWEGLDDAPVEVKAARGNNALADIRAMLKR